A genomic segment from Neobacillus sp. YX16 encodes:
- a CDS encoding CpsD/CapB family tyrosine-protein kinase, with protein MAFKKNKTVRIIDPARKLIASLDPKSPISEQYRTIRTNIQYSSIDNEIHTIMVTSSGPGEGKSTSAANLAVVFAQLGKKVLLVDADLRKPTAHRTFGINNLFGFTTVLTKQATLIKTVHETEEKDLYILTSGPIPPNPAELLSSKSMEQFIEEAKELFDYVIFDTPPLLAVADPQIIANKVDGSIFVVSSGKTEIEPAKKAKELLVNAQSKMLGVVLNNKEMKSNDYYYYYGTKS; from the coding sequence TTGGCGTTTAAGAAAAATAAAACGGTAAGAATAATAGATCCAGCTAGGAAGCTAATAGCTTCATTAGATCCGAAGTCGCCGATTTCAGAGCAATACAGAACGATTCGAACGAACATTCAATATTCCTCTATTGATAATGAGATCCATACGATCATGGTTACTTCTTCAGGACCCGGTGAAGGAAAGTCAACTTCGGCAGCAAACCTAGCTGTTGTCTTTGCTCAGCTTGGAAAAAAGGTATTGCTAGTAGATGCTGACCTTCGTAAACCGACTGCTCATCGTACGTTCGGAATTAATAACTTATTTGGTTTTACAACCGTGTTAACCAAGCAAGCAACACTTATAAAAACGGTCCATGAAACAGAAGAGAAGGATTTATATATTCTAACAAGCGGACCGATTCCACCAAACCCAGCGGAGCTTTTGAGCTCAAAATCTATGGAACAATTCATTGAAGAAGCAAAAGAACTATTTGATTATGTCATCTTTGATACACCGCCACTATTAGCGGTTGCAGACCCGCAGATTATTGCGAATAAGGTGGATGGATCAATTTTTGTAGTCTCTAGTGGCAAAACTGAAATTGAACCTGCAAAAAAAGCGAAAGAATTGCTAGTAAATGCCCAAAGTAAGATGTTGGGTGTAGTTCTGAATAATAAAGAAATGAAAAGTAATGATTACTACTATTATTACGGAACAAAAAGTTAA
- a CDS encoding glycosyltransferase family 4 protein, translating to MKKVLLLGNHGFVIYNFRKEFVKELLKNGYEVFISLPKDDDKVPKMVDWGCKFIETNVDGRGTNPITDFKLILHYIRILIMVKPDVVLAYTIKPNLYGGVACRLLNIPCINTITGLGSGFSKKSLLKSFLAFMYKLSLKKSYTVFFQNTADMSTLLEGNIIKGNYMLIPGSGVNLKEYTFREFPNDNILTFIFIGRIMKDKGIDQYLEAAKIIKDKYPNTRFNLIGYVEKSQPHYNDKITLYEKEGYINYYGYQSNVRPFIEEAHCIIQPSHGGEGLSNVLLETAATGRVLIASNIPGCRETIEESYNGYTFAPKDTNHLVDKIEKFINLSYEDRARMGLNSRLKIEKEFDRNIVVQAYISRIKQIS from the coding sequence ATGAAAAAAGTACTATTGTTAGGAAATCATGGGTTCGTTATATATAACTTTCGCAAAGAATTTGTTAAAGAATTATTGAAAAATGGATATGAGGTTTTCATCTCTTTGCCTAAAGATGATGATAAAGTGCCAAAAATGGTTGACTGGGGATGTAAGTTTATAGAAACAAATGTAGATGGAAGAGGCACAAATCCGATTACTGATTTTAAGCTAATATTGCACTATATTCGAATCCTTATCATGGTTAAACCAGATGTGGTATTGGCATACACAATTAAACCCAACCTTTATGGGGGGGTGGCTTGTAGATTGTTAAATATCCCTTGTATTAATACAATTACAGGTTTGGGAAGTGGTTTTAGTAAAAAGTCACTATTAAAGTCATTTCTAGCATTTATGTATAAATTGAGCTTAAAAAAATCTTATACTGTATTTTTTCAAAATACAGCAGATATGAGTACTCTTTTAGAAGGTAACATTATAAAAGGCAATTATATGCTAATACCAGGTTCAGGAGTAAATTTAAAAGAATATACCTTTCGCGAATTTCCAAATGATAATATATTAACATTTATTTTTATTGGTAGAATAATGAAGGACAAAGGAATCGACCAGTATTTAGAAGCTGCGAAAATAATAAAAGATAAATATCCTAATACTAGATTTAATTTAATAGGTTATGTCGAAAAATCACAACCGCATTATAATGATAAAATTACCCTCTATGAAAAAGAGGGGTATATAAACTATTATGGTTATCAATCTAATGTGAGACCTTTTATTGAGGAAGCACATTGTATAATTCAACCTTCCCATGGTGGGGAAGGATTATCAAATGTTTTACTTGAAACAGCTGCAACAGGTAGAGTTTTAATTGCCTCCAATATTCCTGGATGCAGAGAGACAATAGAAGAATCATATAATGGCTATACTTTTGCACCTAAAGACACCAACCATTTAGTTGATAAGATTGAGAAATTTATTAATCTTTCTTATGAAGATAGAGCCCGAATGGGATTGAATTCCAGATTGAAGATTGAAAAAGAATTTGATAGAAATATAGTTGTACAAGCATATATTAGTAGAATTAAACAAATTAGCTAA
- a CDS encoding CpsB/CapC family capsule biosynthesis tyrosine phosphatase: MIDIHCHILPGVDDGAQSLSDSINMAKKAVEQGIHTIVATPHHMNSRYENPKQLIIDRVKELNEAIRLEKLDLEIIPGQEVRIHGEMLEGYELGDILTVNHTPYVLVEFPSNHVPRYTEKLFYDLQMKGLVPVIVHPERNQEIIERPDVIYKLVEKGALTQVTASSVCGDFGKKIKNFSFQMIEANLTHFIASDAHNITSRTCKMREALSTINKKYGIDMVYYFEENAALALEGKEVYKEDPERIKRKKLFNLF; this comes from the coding sequence ATGATTGATATACATTGTCATATATTACCGGGTGTTGATGATGGGGCGCAGTCTCTTTCTGATAGTATAAATATGGCGAAAAAGGCTGTTGAACAAGGAATTCATACTATTGTGGCGACGCCACATCATATGAATAGCCGCTATGAGAATCCAAAGCAGCTTATTATTGATAGAGTGAAAGAATTAAATGAGGCCATTCGCTTAGAGAAGCTAGATTTAGAGATCATACCGGGGCAAGAAGTACGAATTCATGGCGAAATGCTCGAAGGATACGAGCTAGGAGACATCCTCACTGTGAATCATACTCCGTATGTCCTTGTAGAATTTCCATCGAACCATGTGCCGAGGTATACTGAAAAGTTATTTTATGACCTGCAAATGAAAGGTCTAGTACCAGTAATAGTTCATCCTGAACGGAATCAGGAGATTATTGAAAGACCAGATGTGATCTACAAGTTAGTTGAAAAAGGTGCATTGACTCAAGTCACAGCATCTAGTGTATGTGGAGACTTTGGCAAGAAAATCAAGAACTTTTCATTTCAAATGATTGAAGCAAACTTAACTCATTTTATTGCATCTGATGCTCATAATATCACAAGCCGTACTTGTAAAATGAGAGAAGCCTTGAGCACTATTAATAAAAAGTATGGGATCGATATGGTCTACTACTTTGAAGAAAATGCTGCTCTTGCCTTAGAGGGTAAGGAAGTTTACAAAGAAGACCCAGAACGTATTAAAAGGAAAAAGTTATTCAACCTATTTTAA
- a CDS encoding glycosyltransferase produces MRKGTIIYIGGFELPDKNAAANRVMANAKILRKSGYSIVLIGIDKNITFDDDIKISKQEYEGFTCWGVPYPKNNKEWMKYLTSTDLFSKVVSKYNDIEAVICYNYQSVAFERIRRYCKKNKIKIISDCSEWYGGNEGNIFFKTLKYLDTTIRMKVINRKVDSLIVVSDYLAQYYNGKNTIVIPTLINSKLKNHSNYVKGYENNHIIKLIYAGVPFRLGKPLKNRKLAKDRLDLAILLLYKSFKKGIINFHFDIYGITKEQYLEVLPDDSQMLNELENQIIFHGRRSNSDVQKMVNQADFSLLIRDDNRTTKAGFPTKFTESITCGVPVIATNTSDLQKYLVEGKNGYFLDINKENIDLDKFIMILSLKQEQIEGMKEYCFNSDTFNIENWVDDVRLIL; encoded by the coding sequence ATGAGGAAAGGGACAATTATTTACATTGGAGGTTTTGAGCTTCCTGACAAAAATGCAGCTGCAAATAGAGTAATGGCAAATGCAAAAATATTAAGGAAATCTGGGTATTCTATTGTTTTAATTGGAATAGATAAAAATATTACCTTTGATGATGATATAAAAATTAGTAAACAAGAATATGAAGGGTTTACATGTTGGGGCGTACCTTATCCTAAAAATAACAAGGAATGGATGAAGTATTTAACTAGTACTGACCTCTTTTCTAAGGTTGTTAGTAAATACAATGATATAGAAGCTGTTATCTGCTATAACTATCAATCTGTTGCTTTTGAAAGAATAAGAAGATATTGCAAGAAAAACAAGATAAAAATAATATCAGATTGTTCAGAGTGGTATGGAGGAAATGAAGGGAATATATTTTTCAAAACTTTAAAATACTTAGATACAACCATTAGAATGAAGGTCATAAATAGGAAGGTTGATTCACTAATCGTAGTAAGTGATTATTTGGCTCAATATTATAATGGTAAAAACACAATTGTAATACCTACACTAATTAATTCTAAATTGAAGAATCATTCAAATTATGTAAAAGGATATGAAAATAACCATATTATAAAATTAATTTATGCGGGTGTTCCTTTTAGATTGGGAAAACCTTTAAAAAATAGAAAATTGGCAAAGGATAGATTAGATCTTGCAATATTACTATTGTATAAATCTTTTAAGAAAGGGATTATTAATTTTCATTTTGATATTTACGGCATTACAAAAGAACAATATTTAGAAGTATTACCAGACGATTCTCAAATGTTAAATGAACTAGAAAATCAAATAATATTTCATGGTAGAAGAAGTAATTCTGATGTACAGAAAATGGTAAATCAAGCTGACTTTTCTTTGCTAATTAGAGATGATAATAGGACAACTAAGGCTGGATTTCCAACAAAGTTCACTGAAAGTATAACTTGTGGTGTGCCTGTAATAGCAACAAATACTAGTGATCTTCAGAAATACCTTGTTGAAGGAAAGAATGGATATTTCCTAGATATAAATAAGGAAAATATTGATTTAGATAAATTTATTATGATTTTATCCTTGAAACAGGAACAAATCGAAGGGATGAAAGAGTATTGTTTTAATTCGGATACTTTTAATATAGAAAATTGGGTTGATGATGTTAGGTTAATACTGTAG
- a CDS encoding LytR family transcriptional regulator: protein MRSNNKKGKKWLKVTGIILLVLLIAGGAYGFTVYNSFKNAVDTMHEPIERKQSEKRPEPVELVEKDPFSVLMLGVDSQSDKGRTDTIIVLTVNPNTNSAKMLSIPRDTRTEIIGKGYDDKINHAHAFGGVEMAMDTVENFLDIPIDYYMKVNMEGFKDIVNAVGGVTVTNSLDFTEAGNHYPVGEITLTGDEALPYVRMRKQDPNGDFGRNTRQRQVIQAVIKEGASISSLTNFSDIFQAIGKNVKTNLTFDQMVDIQKNYKTVGSNIQQMEIKGAGTKINGIYYLQIPQDEQLRVQNELKAQLELNNANTTAQN from the coding sequence TTGAGATCTAATAATAAAAAAGGTAAGAAGTGGTTGAAGGTCACCGGAATTATTCTTCTTGTGTTATTGATTGCTGGTGGCGCCTATGGATTCACAGTATACAATTCCTTTAAAAATGCTGTAGATACGATGCATGAGCCAATCGAACGCAAACAATCTGAAAAACGTCCCGAGCCTGTAGAATTGGTTGAAAAGGATCCATTCTCTGTTTTAATGCTTGGTGTTGATTCACAAAGTGACAAAGGACGCACAGATACGATTATTGTCCTTACCGTTAACCCAAATACAAACTCTGCTAAAATGCTTAGTATCCCACGTGATACACGTACTGAAATAATTGGTAAAGGATATGACGATAAAATCAACCATGCCCATGCCTTTGGCGGTGTTGAAATGGCGATGGATACGGTTGAAAACTTCCTTGATATCCCTATTGATTATTATATGAAGGTGAATATGGAAGGGTTTAAGGATATCGTCAACGCTGTTGGTGGTGTTACCGTCACAAACAGTCTCGATTTTACTGAAGCTGGTAACCATTATCCTGTTGGTGAAATTACCTTAACTGGTGATGAAGCCTTACCTTACGTTAGAATGCGTAAACAAGACCCAAATGGAGACTTCGGTCGCAACACAAGACAACGTCAGGTCATACAGGCTGTTATTAAAGAAGGCGCTAGTATTTCAAGCTTAACGAACTTCTCTGATATCTTCCAAGCAATTGGTAAGAATGTCAAGACCAACTTAACCTTTGATCAAATGGTAGACATTCAAAAGAACTACAAAACGGTTGGAAGTAACATTCAACAAATGGAAATCAAAGGTGCAGGCACAAAAATTAATGGAATCTATTACCTACAAATTCCTCAAGATGAACAACTACGTGTTCAAAATGAGTTAAAAGCACAATTAGAGTTAAATAATGCAAATACAACTGCTCAAAACTGA
- the galU gene encoding UTP--glucose-1-phosphate uridylyltransferase GalU produces the protein MKKVRKAIIPAAGLGTRFLPATKAMPKEMLPIVDKPTIQYIVEEAVASGIEDIIIVTGRSKRAIEDHFDFALELEQNLIEKGKTDLLDKVQYSSNLADIHYIRQKEPKGLGHAVWCARNFIGDEPFAVLLGDDIVQSNTPCLRQLIDEYETTHSSVIGVQQVPDNETHRYGIIDPLIQTGRRYQVNNFVEKPAPGTAPSNLAIIGRYILTPEIFMFLDNQETGAGGEIQLTDAIQKLNSIQRVFAFDFEGKRYDVGEKIGFVKTTVEFALQDEELREDVLAFLQELVGKDAGLRLMEKKS, from the coding sequence ATGAAAAAGGTACGTAAAGCGATTATTCCGGCAGCAGGTTTAGGAACACGGTTCTTACCCGCTACTAAGGCAATGCCAAAGGAAATGCTACCCATTGTTGATAAACCAACGATCCAATATATTGTCGAGGAAGCTGTCGCTTCAGGGATTGAAGATATCATTATTGTTACAGGTAGATCTAAACGTGCAATAGAAGATCACTTCGACTTTGCTTTGGAATTGGAGCAGAATTTAATAGAAAAAGGGAAAACCGATTTACTAGATAAAGTTCAATATTCCTCTAACTTGGCGGACATTCACTATATCCGTCAAAAGGAACCAAAGGGGCTTGGACATGCTGTCTGGTGTGCTCGAAATTTCATCGGGGATGAGCCGTTTGCTGTGCTCTTAGGTGATGATATTGTCCAAAGTAACACACCTTGCTTGCGCCAATTAATTGATGAGTATGAAACGACCCATTCTTCCGTCATTGGTGTTCAACAGGTGCCTGATAACGAAACCCACCGCTATGGGATTATCGATCCACTGATTCAAACCGGACGACGCTACCAGGTGAATAACTTTGTCGAGAAACCAGCACCCGGAACCGCCCCATCCAACTTAGCGATTATAGGTCGTTATATCCTAACACCCGAAATCTTTATGTTTTTAGACAACCAAGAGACCGGGGCTGGCGGCGAAATTCAACTAACCGATGCCATTCAGAAGTTAAACAGCATTCAACGAGTTTTTGCTTTTGACTTTGAAGGCAAGCGCTATGATGTTGGTGAAAAGATTGGTTTTGTGAAAACCACTGTTGAGTTTGCCTTACAGGATGAAGAGCTGCGTGAAGATGTGCTAGCATTTTTACAAGAACTAGTTGGGAAGGATGCTGGTCTTAGATTAATGGAAAAGAAAAGCTGA
- the galU gene encoding UTP--glucose-1-phosphate uridylyltransferase GalU: MQRVRKAIIPAAGLGTRFLPATKAMPKEMLPIVDKPTIQYIVEEAVASGIEDIIIVTGKGKRAIEDHFDNAMELEQNLIEKEKFDILDKVKYATNLADIHYIRQKEPKGLGHAVWCARNFIGNEPFAVLLGDDIVQSDTPCLKQLINQYEDTFSSVIGVQTVVDSDTHRYGIIDPSSQEGRRYQVSNFVEKPKPGTAPSNLAIMGRYILTPEIFMFLDRQEKGAGGEVQLTDAIQKLNEIQKVFAYDFEGKRYDVGEKFGFVKTTIEFALQDPTLRNDLLELMDKLVETEKVKWNTLNSIATI; the protein is encoded by the coding sequence GTGCAAAGAGTTAGAAAGGCAATTATTCCCGCTGCTGGACTGGGAACAAGATTTTTACCGGCAACAAAGGCAATGCCAAAGGAAATGCTGCCAATTGTAGATAAGCCTACTATCCAGTATATAGTAGAAGAAGCTGTTGCTTCCGGTATTGAGGATATCATTATTGTTACTGGTAAAGGGAAAAGAGCAATCGAGGATCATTTTGACAATGCAATGGAGCTTGAACAGAATCTAATAGAAAAGGAAAAATTCGATATTTTAGATAAAGTGAAATATGCTACAAATCTAGCAGATATCCACTATATTCGTCAAAAAGAACCAAAAGGACTTGGACATGCCGTTTGGTGTGCCCGTAACTTTATTGGAAATGAACCATTTGCTGTTTTATTAGGTGATGATATTGTTCAAAGTGATACGCCATGCTTAAAACAGTTAATCAATCAATATGAGGATACTTTCTCTTCGGTAATTGGAGTTCAGACAGTGGTAGATTCTGATACACATCGTTATGGGATTATCGATCCATCTTCACAAGAAGGACGACGTTATCAGGTTAGCAACTTTGTAGAAAAACCAAAACCAGGTACTGCACCATCTAACCTAGCAATTATGGGTAGATATATATTAACTCCAGAAATTTTTATGTTTCTAGACCGTCAGGAAAAAGGAGCTGGTGGGGAAGTCCAATTAACAGACGCTATTCAGAAGCTAAATGAAATTCAAAAAGTATTTGCATATGATTTCGAAGGAAAGCGTTATGATGTTGGCGAAAAATTTGGCTTTGTAAAGACTACCATTGAATTTGCTTTACAAGACCCTACTCTTAGAAATGACCTTCTAGAATTAATGGATAAACTAGTAGAAACAGAAAAGGTCAAATGGAATACTTTGAATTCTATAGCCACAATTTAG
- a CDS encoding sugar transferase, with amino-acid sequence MIYKRYIKRIIDLILSITGLLLLSPVFLLIIIFIKFDSKGPILFKQLRVGTNKVQFYIYKFRTMRTDAPKNSPTWMLENPDTYITKVGKFLRKTSLDELPQIINIIKGEMSIIGPRPIIKKEYDLYMERDKNGVYSIKPGLTGLAQISGRDLVSFKEKASLDGEYVKNISFLLDFKIFLLTIIKVLKSDGVKEGVHKVKHNNSDTKERLLP; translated from the coding sequence ATGATTTATAAAAGGTATATAAAAAGAATAATTGATCTAATTCTTTCGATTACAGGTTTACTGTTATTATCACCGGTTTTTTTATTAATTATTATATTTATAAAGTTTGATTCAAAAGGTCCGATATTGTTTAAACAACTGCGAGTTGGGACAAATAAAGTACAATTTTATATATATAAGTTCAGAACAATGAGAACTGATGCACCAAAGAATAGTCCTACATGGATGCTGGAAAATCCTGATACCTACATTACAAAAGTTGGGAAATTTTTGCGAAAAACAAGTTTAGATGAACTTCCTCAAATCATTAATATTATAAAAGGTGAAATGAGTATTATAGGGCCAAGACCTATAATCAAGAAAGAATATGACTTATATATGGAAAGAGATAAAAACGGCGTTTATAGCATAAAGCCAGGGTTAACAGGACTAGCACAGATAAGTGGTAGAGACCTTGTCTCGTTTAAAGAAAAGGCATCTCTAGACGGAGAATATGTAAAAAACATATCTTTTCTATTAGATTTTAAAATTTTTTTATTAACTATAATAAAGGTTTTGAAATCAGATGGTGTTAAGGAAGGGGTCCATAAAGTTAAACATAACAACTCCGATACAAAAGAGAGGTTACTACCTTAA
- a CDS encoding Wzz/FepE/Etk N-terminal domain-containing protein: protein MEETISLKELLETLKKRLVMIILITMTAGLVSGVVSYFFLTPIYQTSTQILINQAKSEQSIYSPSEVQTNLQLINTYNVIIKSPAILDKVVDELKLDITATQLNEKITVGSEKDSQVVNISVQDESAKTAANIANKTAEVFQAEISKIMNVDNVSVLAKATVAEKQSPIKPQPLLNVAIAIVVGFMASVGLAFLLEYFDNTVKTEQDIEKILGLPVLGVIATMDNQKMEELKKRRTAKNRATGRGESVGV, encoded by the coding sequence ATGGAAGAAACAATTAGTTTAAAAGAATTACTAGAGACGTTAAAGAAACGACTCGTTATGATTATACTGATTACGATGACAGCTGGTTTAGTAAGCGGAGTCGTTAGTTACTTTTTCCTAACCCCAATCTACCAGACTTCGACACAAATTCTTATTAACCAAGCAAAGAGTGAGCAATCAATCTATAGTCCTAGTGAAGTTCAAACTAACCTTCAATTAATTAATACCTATAATGTAATCATTAAAAGTCCAGCTATTCTAGACAAGGTTGTGGATGAATTAAAGCTAGATATTACTGCTACACAATTAAATGAAAAAATCACTGTAGGTAGCGAAAAGGATTCCCAGGTTGTTAACATTTCCGTTCAAGATGAAAGTGCTAAAACGGCTGCAAATATTGCTAATAAAACGGCTGAAGTTTTCCAAGCTGAAATATCAAAGATTATGAATGTAGATAATGTTAGTGTTCTTGCAAAAGCTACTGTAGCAGAGAAACAATCACCAATCAAACCGCAGCCATTATTAAATGTGGCTATTGCAATTGTTGTAGGTTTTATGGCATCCGTAGGTCTTGCGTTTTTACTTGAATACTTCGATAACACTGTAAAAACTGAACAGGATATTGAAAAGATATTAGGTCTTCCAGTTCTAGGAGTAATCGCAACAATGGATAACCAAAAAATGGAAGAATTAAAAAAACGTAGAACTGCAAAAAACAGAGCGACAGGAAGAGGTGAGAGTGTTGGCGTTTAA